A single genomic interval of Aedes aegypti strain LVP_AGWG chromosome 1, AaegL5.0 Primary Assembly, whole genome shotgun sequence harbors:
- the LOC5565066 gene encoding beta-galactosidase isoform X2 — protein sequence MIEFKLKLGFLILLVAVFGETAVLNNTKDNEGRSFTIDYDRDTFVMDGKDFRYVAGSFHYFRALPQTWRTKLKTLRAGGLNAVDLYVQWSLHNPKENQYVWDGIANIKDVIEAAIEADLYVILRPGPYICAEIDNGGLPYWLFTKYPGIQVRTSDANYLKEVATWYEKLMSQLTPYMYGNGGPIIMVQLENEYGAFGKCDKPYLNFLKEETEKYTQGKAVLFTVDRPYGNEMECGQVPGVFVTTDFGLMTDEEVDTHKAKLRSVQPNGPLVNTEFYTGWLTHWQESNQRRPAEPLANTLRKMLHDGWNVDFYMYFGGTNFGFWAGANDWGLGKYMADITSYDYDAPMDEAGDPTMKYTIFRNIIGEYIELPAVPVPDRAPKIKHNPVQLTSVDNILSSSSRNLLGSPERKSNQLMTFEELDQNSGFVLYETTLPKLTRDPSQLTINDLRDRAQVYVDEFYVGTLSRENAINSLPISAGWGSKLSILVENQGRINFDVLDDYKGILGNVTIQIYNEPYYEELSDWTITGYSFENFDKLKQLADTVTGGQGVNGRGMAIHGPVIFKGNLIIDSSPIRDTYIDMTGWGKGFIMVNGFNLGRYWPVIGPQVTTYLPKELLNEGSNEIILVEQQRAPTDKLIHFTDSAILDEA from the exons ATGATTGAGTTTAAGTTGAAACTAGGATTTTTGATATTGCTTGTTGCGGTTTTTGGTGAAACAGCTGTTTTGAACAATACCAAAGATAAT GAAGGTCGTTCCTTTACGATCGATTACGATCGAGATACTTTTGTGATGGATGGCAAAGATTTCCGTTACGTGGCTGGTTCTTTCCACTACTTCAGAGCATTGCCGCAAACATGGCGTACGAAGCTGAAGACATTGCGCGCTGGAGGACTAAATGCTGTAGACTTGTACGTGCAGTGGTCGTTGCATAATCCGAAAGAGAACCAATACGTGTGGGACGGAATTGCCAACATCAAGGATGTCATTGAAGCTGCTATCGAGGCCGACCTGTATGTCATCTTGAGACCGGGGCCTTATATTTGCGCAGAGATTGATAAC GGCGGCTTACCGTACTGGCTGTTCACGAAATATCCAGGAATTCAGGTTCGCACTAGCGATGCCAACTACTTGAAAGAGGTAGCAACTTGGTACGAAAAGCTGATGTCTCAGTTGACCCCGTATATGTATGGCAATGGAGGCCCAATTATCATGGTACAGCTGGAAAATGAGTACGGAGCGTTTGGAAAATGTGACAAACCCTATCTGAACTTCTTAAAAGAAGAAACGGAAAAATACACCCAGGGAAAGGCAGTGCTTTTCACAGTGGATAGACCGTATGGAAACGAAATGGAATGCGGTCAAGTTCCTGGAGTTTTCGTCACAACTGACTTCGGTTTGATGACAGACGAAGAAGTTGATACACATAAAGCAAAACTGCGCTCAGTTCAGCCCAACGGACCTTTGGTGAACACTGAATTCTACACGGGATGGTTGACACATTGGCAAGAAAGCAATCAGCGTAGACCTGCTGAACCTCTTGCCAACACTCTGCGAAAAATGCTTCATGATGGGTGGAATGTTGATTTCTATATGTACTTTGGAGGAACCAATTTTGGATTTTGGGCGGGTGCCAACGATTGGGGCCTTGGAAAATATATGGCCGACATCACATCGTACGACTACGATGCCCCCATGGACGAAGCTGGTGATCCCACAATGAAGTATACAATCTTCCGAAACATCATTGGAGAG TACATTGAACTACCGGCTGTACCGGTACCTGATAGGGCACCAAAAATTAAGCACAACCCTGTACAACTGACTAGCGTGGACAATATTTTGTCCTCAAGCTCTAGAAATCTCCTTGGATCACCCGAACGTAAGTCCAACCAGCTGATGACTTTTGAAGAACTGGACCAAAATTCCGGCTTTGTACTGTACGAGACTACGTTGCCGAAGTTGACTCGAGATCCCAGCCAGCTGACTATCAACGATTTGCGAGATAGGGCTCAAGTTTACGTCGATGAG TTTTACGTCGGGACCTTATCGAGAGAAAACGCTATAAATAGTCTTCCAATTTCTGCTGGATGGGGCTCGAAGCTTTCAATTCTGGTTGAGAACCAAGGTCGAATAAACTTCGACGTTCTGGATGATTATAAG GGCATCCTTGGCAACGTGACCATCCAAATTTATAACGAACCTTACTACGAGGAGCTGTCGGATTGGACCATCACCGGTTATTCGTTTGAAAACTTCGACAAACTAAAGCAGTTAGCTGATACAGTAACCGGTGGCCAAGGAGTGAATGGACGAGGTATGGCAATCCATGGCCCGGTTATATTCAAGGGAAATCTCATTATTGATAGCAGCCCTATTCGTGACACGTACATCGATATGACTGGCTGGGGAAAA GGCTTCATTATGGTAAATGGCTTCAATCTAGGACGATATTGGCCAGTAATTGGACCTCAAGTGACGACATATCTACCGAAGGAACTGTTGAATGAAGGCTCGAATGAAATCATTCTAGTAGAGCAGCAAAGAGCTCCAACCGATAAACTAATCCATTTTACTGATAGCGCAATTCTCGATGAGGCCTAA
- the LOC5565066 gene encoding beta-galactosidase isoform X1: MGLTRNHKIGLGAVIVVAIVGLTVGLVLGLDDSGVKNEEGRSFTIDYDRDTFVMDGKDFRYVAGSFHYFRALPQTWRTKLKTLRAGGLNAVDLYVQWSLHNPKENQYVWDGIANIKDVIEAAIEADLYVILRPGPYICAEIDNGGLPYWLFTKYPGIQVRTSDANYLKEVATWYEKLMSQLTPYMYGNGGPIIMVQLENEYGAFGKCDKPYLNFLKEETEKYTQGKAVLFTVDRPYGNEMECGQVPGVFVTTDFGLMTDEEVDTHKAKLRSVQPNGPLVNTEFYTGWLTHWQESNQRRPAEPLANTLRKMLHDGWNVDFYMYFGGTNFGFWAGANDWGLGKYMADITSYDYDAPMDEAGDPTMKYTIFRNIIGEYIELPAVPVPDRAPKIKHNPVQLTSVDNILSSSSRNLLGSPERKSNQLMTFEELDQNSGFVLYETTLPKLTRDPSQLTINDLRDRAQVYVDEFYVGTLSRENAINSLPISAGWGSKLSILVENQGRINFDVLDDYKGILGNVTIQIYNEPYYEELSDWTITGYSFENFDKLKQLADTVTGGQGVNGRGMAIHGPVIFKGNLIIDSSPIRDTYIDMTGWGKGFIMVNGFNLGRYWPVIGPQVTTYLPKELLNEGSNEIILVEQQRAPTDKLIHFTDSAILDEA; this comes from the exons GAAGGTCGTTCCTTTACGATCGATTACGATCGAGATACTTTTGTGATGGATGGCAAAGATTTCCGTTACGTGGCTGGTTCTTTCCACTACTTCAGAGCATTGCCGCAAACATGGCGTACGAAGCTGAAGACATTGCGCGCTGGAGGACTAAATGCTGTAGACTTGTACGTGCAGTGGTCGTTGCATAATCCGAAAGAGAACCAATACGTGTGGGACGGAATTGCCAACATCAAGGATGTCATTGAAGCTGCTATCGAGGCCGACCTGTATGTCATCTTGAGACCGGGGCCTTATATTTGCGCAGAGATTGATAAC GGCGGCTTACCGTACTGGCTGTTCACGAAATATCCAGGAATTCAGGTTCGCACTAGCGATGCCAACTACTTGAAAGAGGTAGCAACTTGGTACGAAAAGCTGATGTCTCAGTTGACCCCGTATATGTATGGCAATGGAGGCCCAATTATCATGGTACAGCTGGAAAATGAGTACGGAGCGTTTGGAAAATGTGACAAACCCTATCTGAACTTCTTAAAAGAAGAAACGGAAAAATACACCCAGGGAAAGGCAGTGCTTTTCACAGTGGATAGACCGTATGGAAACGAAATGGAATGCGGTCAAGTTCCTGGAGTTTTCGTCACAACTGACTTCGGTTTGATGACAGACGAAGAAGTTGATACACATAAAGCAAAACTGCGCTCAGTTCAGCCCAACGGACCTTTGGTGAACACTGAATTCTACACGGGATGGTTGACACATTGGCAAGAAAGCAATCAGCGTAGACCTGCTGAACCTCTTGCCAACACTCTGCGAAAAATGCTTCATGATGGGTGGAATGTTGATTTCTATATGTACTTTGGAGGAACCAATTTTGGATTTTGGGCGGGTGCCAACGATTGGGGCCTTGGAAAATATATGGCCGACATCACATCGTACGACTACGATGCCCCCATGGACGAAGCTGGTGATCCCACAATGAAGTATACAATCTTCCGAAACATCATTGGAGAG TACATTGAACTACCGGCTGTACCGGTACCTGATAGGGCACCAAAAATTAAGCACAACCCTGTACAACTGACTAGCGTGGACAATATTTTGTCCTCAAGCTCTAGAAATCTCCTTGGATCACCCGAACGTAAGTCCAACCAGCTGATGACTTTTGAAGAACTGGACCAAAATTCCGGCTTTGTACTGTACGAGACTACGTTGCCGAAGTTGACTCGAGATCCCAGCCAGCTGACTATCAACGATTTGCGAGATAGGGCTCAAGTTTACGTCGATGAG TTTTACGTCGGGACCTTATCGAGAGAAAACGCTATAAATAGTCTTCCAATTTCTGCTGGATGGGGCTCGAAGCTTTCAATTCTGGTTGAGAACCAAGGTCGAATAAACTTCGACGTTCTGGATGATTATAAG GGCATCCTTGGCAACGTGACCATCCAAATTTATAACGAACCTTACTACGAGGAGCTGTCGGATTGGACCATCACCGGTTATTCGTTTGAAAACTTCGACAAACTAAAGCAGTTAGCTGATACAGTAACCGGTGGCCAAGGAGTGAATGGACGAGGTATGGCAATCCATGGCCCGGTTATATTCAAGGGAAATCTCATTATTGATAGCAGCCCTATTCGTGACACGTACATCGATATGACTGGCTGGGGAAAA GGCTTCATTATGGTAAATGGCTTCAATCTAGGACGATATTGGCCAGTAATTGGACCTCAAGTGACGACATATCTACCGAAGGAACTGTTGAATGAAGGCTCGAATGAAATCATTCTAGTAGAGCAGCAAAGAGCTCCAACCGATAAACTAATCCATTTTACTGATAGCGCAATTCTCGATGAGGCCTAA
- the LOC5565066 gene encoding beta-galactosidase isoform X3, giving the protein MSSGDVKTNSKHKEGRSFTIDYDRDTFVMDGKDFRYVAGSFHYFRALPQTWRTKLKTLRAGGLNAVDLYVQWSLHNPKENQYVWDGIANIKDVIEAAIEADLYVILRPGPYICAEIDNGGLPYWLFTKYPGIQVRTSDANYLKEVATWYEKLMSQLTPYMYGNGGPIIMVQLENEYGAFGKCDKPYLNFLKEETEKYTQGKAVLFTVDRPYGNEMECGQVPGVFVTTDFGLMTDEEVDTHKAKLRSVQPNGPLVNTEFYTGWLTHWQESNQRRPAEPLANTLRKMLHDGWNVDFYMYFGGTNFGFWAGANDWGLGKYMADITSYDYDAPMDEAGDPTMKYTIFRNIIGEYIELPAVPVPDRAPKIKHNPVQLTSVDNILSSSSRNLLGSPERKSNQLMTFEELDQNSGFVLYETTLPKLTRDPSQLTINDLRDRAQVYVDEFYVGTLSRENAINSLPISAGWGSKLSILVENQGRINFDVLDDYKGILGNVTIQIYNEPYYEELSDWTITGYSFENFDKLKQLADTVTGGQGVNGRGMAIHGPVIFKGNLIIDSSPIRDTYIDMTGWGKGFIMVNGFNLGRYWPVIGPQVTTYLPKELLNEGSNEIILVEQQRAPTDKLIHFTDSAILDEA; this is encoded by the exons GAAGGTCGTTCCTTTACGATCGATTACGATCGAGATACTTTTGTGATGGATGGCAAAGATTTCCGTTACGTGGCTGGTTCTTTCCACTACTTCAGAGCATTGCCGCAAACATGGCGTACGAAGCTGAAGACATTGCGCGCTGGAGGACTAAATGCTGTAGACTTGTACGTGCAGTGGTCGTTGCATAATCCGAAAGAGAACCAATACGTGTGGGACGGAATTGCCAACATCAAGGATGTCATTGAAGCTGCTATCGAGGCCGACCTGTATGTCATCTTGAGACCGGGGCCTTATATTTGCGCAGAGATTGATAAC GGCGGCTTACCGTACTGGCTGTTCACGAAATATCCAGGAATTCAGGTTCGCACTAGCGATGCCAACTACTTGAAAGAGGTAGCAACTTGGTACGAAAAGCTGATGTCTCAGTTGACCCCGTATATGTATGGCAATGGAGGCCCAATTATCATGGTACAGCTGGAAAATGAGTACGGAGCGTTTGGAAAATGTGACAAACCCTATCTGAACTTCTTAAAAGAAGAAACGGAAAAATACACCCAGGGAAAGGCAGTGCTTTTCACAGTGGATAGACCGTATGGAAACGAAATGGAATGCGGTCAAGTTCCTGGAGTTTTCGTCACAACTGACTTCGGTTTGATGACAGACGAAGAAGTTGATACACATAAAGCAAAACTGCGCTCAGTTCAGCCCAACGGACCTTTGGTGAACACTGAATTCTACACGGGATGGTTGACACATTGGCAAGAAAGCAATCAGCGTAGACCTGCTGAACCTCTTGCCAACACTCTGCGAAAAATGCTTCATGATGGGTGGAATGTTGATTTCTATATGTACTTTGGAGGAACCAATTTTGGATTTTGGGCGGGTGCCAACGATTGGGGCCTTGGAAAATATATGGCCGACATCACATCGTACGACTACGATGCCCCCATGGACGAAGCTGGTGATCCCACAATGAAGTATACAATCTTCCGAAACATCATTGGAGAG TACATTGAACTACCGGCTGTACCGGTACCTGATAGGGCACCAAAAATTAAGCACAACCCTGTACAACTGACTAGCGTGGACAATATTTTGTCCTCAAGCTCTAGAAATCTCCTTGGATCACCCGAACGTAAGTCCAACCAGCTGATGACTTTTGAAGAACTGGACCAAAATTCCGGCTTTGTACTGTACGAGACTACGTTGCCGAAGTTGACTCGAGATCCCAGCCAGCTGACTATCAACGATTTGCGAGATAGGGCTCAAGTTTACGTCGATGAG TTTTACGTCGGGACCTTATCGAGAGAAAACGCTATAAATAGTCTTCCAATTTCTGCTGGATGGGGCTCGAAGCTTTCAATTCTGGTTGAGAACCAAGGTCGAATAAACTTCGACGTTCTGGATGATTATAAG GGCATCCTTGGCAACGTGACCATCCAAATTTATAACGAACCTTACTACGAGGAGCTGTCGGATTGGACCATCACCGGTTATTCGTTTGAAAACTTCGACAAACTAAAGCAGTTAGCTGATACAGTAACCGGTGGCCAAGGAGTGAATGGACGAGGTATGGCAATCCATGGCCCGGTTATATTCAAGGGAAATCTCATTATTGATAGCAGCCCTATTCGTGACACGTACATCGATATGACTGGCTGGGGAAAA GGCTTCATTATGGTAAATGGCTTCAATCTAGGACGATATTGGCCAGTAATTGGACCTCAAGTGACGACATATCTACCGAAGGAACTGTTGAATGAAGGCTCGAATGAAATCATTCTAGTAGAGCAGCAAAGAGCTCCAACCGATAAACTAATCCATTTTACTGATAGCGCAATTCTCGATGAGGCCTAA